A segment of the Chitinophagaceae bacterium genome:
GTAGTAAGAATAAGTTCCTGATCTTCTGTATATCAAGATTAGTAACTGAATAATCTGTTCAAAAAGTAAGTAGTTTTGAAATTCTCTATAAGTGCAAATGGAATGTTTTTTTTATAAGCCATCAATGATCAGGCTCCTGCTGATTTTTTTCTGCTGTTTTGTTTTTGCATATACAAACATATCTGCACAAGGGTTTGTAACAATCAAAACACCTGAAGGCGTTGAAATATCAGAGAATGGTAAAAAAGTGTTGTTCTTTCAGCAAAAGCCAAAATCGTTAAATGGAGAATACAACAGGGCAGGCTATATACATCCTCTTTACAGTTTGAATGAAAATACTCTCACTCAAGATTTTCCAGATGATCATCCCTATCACAGGGGAATCTTTTGGGCCTGGCATCAACTGGTATTGAATAATAAAAAAATTGCTGATGGATGGATTTCTGAAAATATTTCCTGGAGACCGTTAACCCTTACAATAAAAAAGAAAAAAAAGTATGTAACGCTTCATTCACAAATGTTATGGGAATGTGTATTGGAGAATAATAAACCTGTTGCAGTCATAAAAGAAGCTGCAAACATCACAGTATATAAATCAACCCACCGGTACAGGGTATTGGATTTTGACATTATGCTGTTACCATTGGTTGACAGTTTGAAAATTGGCGGATCAGAAGACGCTAAAGGCTATGGAGGATTTTGTTTGCGATTAAAACTTCCTAAAGATGTTTCATTTATTTCTGACAATAAAGAGGTGATACCACAGGAAACTGCTGTTACAGCCGGTGAATGGATGAACTTCAGCGGATCTTTTGAAAGCGAAACCTCCACAAAAACAGGTATTGTTGTTTTTTGCAGTCCTTCTAATCCCGGTATTCAGCAGCGTTGGATTTTACGAAAGGAGGCAAGTATGCAGAACGTTCCATATCCTGGAAACACACCTGTGGTAATTCCATCTGAGGGTTTGAGACTGAAATATCGTATCATCATTCATAACGGTGAGGTGGGTAATGATGAAATTGAAAAATTATATCAGAAATATTTTCAAGGATCGTAAGTTCTACAAGGATTACTGTGTTTGTCTGTTTGCTGTTAACCAAAAGAAATAGGTGGAAATGCCTGTTTCGAAATGTGATGGTATGATTGAAGAATGAAATTATTATGTATGTAATCAACAAGAAAAGGTTTGTGTTTATTTTGCTTATTCTAAAATGTTATTAAACTAAATATCAAAGCTTATGTCTTCTTTATCACGCCGGGATGTATTAAAAGCATTGGGAATTTCCATTGGTGGAACTGTATTGCCGCTCTCATCCTGGGCAACCAATGAACTGGGTGAAAAAATTATTCTTCCCGATTTTAGTAACAGTTTACAACTTGACAAAGCTGTTACCACTATCACCTGTGGTGCAGGAAACCGTGGTAATGTGTATGGAGGTTTTTCACTGGAATACCCTGATCAGCTGGATATTGTTGGTGTGGCTGAACCCATTGCCATCCGCAATGAACGTTATGCAAAAAAACATAACATCAAAGATGAAAACCGTTTTGTTACCTGGGAAGATGTATTCAAACGTCCAAAGTTTGCCGATGCTATTATTATCACCACTCCTGATAATCTGCACTACGGTCCCTGTATGAAAGCACTGGAAATGGGTTACAATGTGCTGCTTGAAAAACCCATCTCCCCCAGCGAAAAAGAATGCCGTGATATTTTAGCCATGACAAAGAAAACAGGAAAGATCGTTGCTGTCTGTCATGTACTTCGTTATGCTCCTTATTTTGTTGAGCTGCGTAAGATTATACAAAGTGGTGTTTTAGGAAAAGTGGTAAGTGTACAGCACCTGGAACCAATTGAACATATTCACATGAGTCATTCTTATGTGCGTGGCAACTGGCATAACAGTAAGGAAACAACACCAATCATACTTGCAAAGAGTTGTCATGACCTGGATATTCTCCGCTGGATGCTCGACAAACAAAGTAAGAGCATTCATGCAATGGGCGATCTGAGCTGGTTCAATCATTCCAATGCACCCGAAGGAAGTACGGCACGTTGCAGTGACGGATGTAAAGTGGAAGCAAGCTGTCCTTATTCTGCTTTAAAAATTTATTACCGTGAACGTGGACGCAATTATGTGTTTGATTTACCGGAAGAGAAAGACAAGCAGGCTGCTTATGTGCTGGAACAGTTGAAAACAACCAACTACGGCAGGTGTGTATATAAAATGGATAATGATCAACCTGATCATTATATCACCAATATTCAGTTTGACGGTGGAGTTACAGCCAGTTTCAGTATGGAAGCCTTTACTTCTTATGAAGGAAGAAGAACAAGAGTGATGGGAAGCTTAGGTGATGTGGTTGGTGACATGACCAGCTTTGTGCATACCGATTTTCAAACTGGCAAAAAAACAGAATGGAAAACAGCAACAGATGGGCATGGTGGCGGCGACTGGCGTTTAGCTGCAAACTTCGTAGAGGCTGTTGCAAAGAATGATGCCTCTCTTTTAACATCCACCATTGATGCTTCTATTGAAAGTCATTTAATGGGATTTGCTGCGGAACAAAGCAGGAAAAAAGGCAAAGTGATGAATATTCATTTATAAAAAATCATCTTGTATAAAAAATTAGCCTGCCAAATACTGGCGATCATGCACCGGAAAATTACATCAAATCAACTAATTATCCGGGAGCGAAAAGAGAGATTTGAAAATTTATAGCAGCAATGAAATTTATATTCTTATCCTTTGGTACATTTCTATTCCTTATCAGTTGTAAACCTGGTATAAAAGATACCATTAAAATATCCGGAGTTGCACAGGGAACTGCTTATCATATCACTTATCACGCAAAACAAAATACTAATTATAGACGGGCAGTTGATTCTATTCTCAGGAGAATTGATTTATCCCTGTCAACTTATGTTCCTGCATCCATTATTTCGAGAATTAATAATGGCGATACATCGGTTATAACAGATGATTATTTTACAGACGTGTTTAATAAAGCGGTAGAAGTTTCAGAAAAAACCAACGGTGTTTTTGATATCACCGTTGCCCCGCTCATCAATGCGTACGGGTTCGGTTTTACCAAAAAACAAAAAGTTGACAGCATACTTGTTGACAGTATTCTGCATTTCATCGGATATAAAAAAGTAAAGCTCGAAGGAAAAAAACTGGTAAAGGAAATGCCGCAGGTAATGCTTGATTTTAATGCAATCGCTCAGGGATATACGGTTGATGTTTTAGCGTCTTTTCTTGAAAGTAAGGGCATCAGCAACTACATGATCGAATTGGGCGGAGAAACAAAGGCAAATGGAAAAAAAGCGGACGGCACATTTTGGACAGTTGGCATTGAACAGCCAAATGAAATTATGAGCGACGGATCAGTTTTACAGGCAATTGTTAAGTTAAAAAACAAGGCATTAGCCACTTCAGGAAATTATAAAAAATACTATATCGAAAACGGGAAAAAATATACGCATATCATTAACCCGTTTACCGGATACCCTGCTAAAAATAATTTACTGAGTGCCAGTGTATTTGCCGGCAGTTGTATGACCGCTGATGCATACGCTACATCGTTTATGGTAATGGGATTAGAAAAAGCAAAACAGTTTTTAGCAGAACATGAAGAATTAAACCTTGATGTTTTTTTTATTTATGATGAAGATGGCTCCTGGAAAACTTTCACTTCCGAAAAGTTGAAAGAGAATGTAGAAGTAATAAAGTAAAATATATCTTTCTATTTATACAGAACAACTTAAATGGCATGACAACACAAACATTTTCAACAGCACAACGCTACGGCCTGGTAGTGCTACGCATTTTAATAGGCTGGCATTTTTTATACGAAGGAATCATAAAATTGTATAACCCTTTGTGGACGGCAAAAGGCTATCTCCTGAGTGCAACAATACTAAAACCTTTTTTTCGATGGCTTGCTGATGCTTCAATCATTTCTGTTATTGATACATTAAATATCGTTGGTTTAATTGCAGTAGGTATAAGCCTGATCATTGGGTTTAAAGTGCGTTGGGGTTGTATTGCGGGGATGTTATTATTGTTGTTTTACTACCTTGCCCATCCTCCTTTTCCGGGTTTGCCACCAGGTATTGCGGAAGGTTCTTACTGGATCGTAAACAAGAACCTCATTGAAATGGCAACGCTTTTTATCATTTATCAATTCTCTGCTGCACCAATGTTTGGAATTGAAACTTTGTTTAAAAAGAAAAATAAAACATCT
Coding sequences within it:
- a CDS encoding PmoA family protein; this translates as MIRLLLIFFCCFVFAYTNISAQGFVTIKTPEGVEISENGKKVLFFQQKPKSLNGEYNRAGYIHPLYSLNENTLTQDFPDDHPYHRGIFWAWHQLVLNNKKIADGWISENISWRPLTLTIKKKKKYVTLHSQMLWECVLENNKPVAVIKEAANITVYKSTHRYRVLDFDIMLLPLVDSLKIGGSEDAKGYGGFCLRLKLPKDVSFISDNKEVIPQETAVTAGEWMNFSGSFESETSTKTGIVVFCSPSNPGIQQRWILRKEASMQNVPYPGNTPVVIPSEGLRLKYRIIIHNGEVGNDEIEKLYQKYFQGS
- a CDS encoding DoxX family protein; its protein translation is MTTQTFSTAQRYGLVVLRILIGWHFLYEGIIKLYNPLWTAKGYLLSATILKPFFRWLADASIISVIDTLNIVGLIAVGISLIIGFKVRWGCIAGMLLLLFYYLAHPPFPGLPPGIAEGSYWIVNKNLIEMATLFIIYQFSAAPMFGIETLFKKKNKTSGQ
- a CDS encoding Gfo/Idh/MocA family oxidoreductase; its protein translation is MSSLSRRDVLKALGISIGGTVLPLSSWATNELGEKIILPDFSNSLQLDKAVTTITCGAGNRGNVYGGFSLEYPDQLDIVGVAEPIAIRNERYAKKHNIKDENRFVTWEDVFKRPKFADAIIITTPDNLHYGPCMKALEMGYNVLLEKPISPSEKECRDILAMTKKTGKIVAVCHVLRYAPYFVELRKIIQSGVLGKVVSVQHLEPIEHIHMSHSYVRGNWHNSKETTPIILAKSCHDLDILRWMLDKQSKSIHAMGDLSWFNHSNAPEGSTARCSDGCKVEASCPYSALKIYYRERGRNYVFDLPEEKDKQAAYVLEQLKTTNYGRCVYKMDNDQPDHYITNIQFDGGVTASFSMEAFTSYEGRRTRVMGSLGDVVGDMTSFVHTDFQTGKKTEWKTATDGHGGGDWRLAANFVEAVAKNDASLLTSTIDASIESHLMGFAAEQSRKKGKVMNIHL
- a CDS encoding FAD:protein FMN transferase, whose product is MKFIFLSFGTFLFLISCKPGIKDTIKISGVAQGTAYHITYHAKQNTNYRRAVDSILRRIDLSLSTYVPASIISRINNGDTSVITDDYFTDVFNKAVEVSEKTNGVFDITVAPLINAYGFGFTKKQKVDSILVDSILHFIGYKKVKLEGKKLVKEMPQVMLDFNAIAQGYTVDVLASFLESKGISNYMIELGGETKANGKKADGTFWTVGIEQPNEIMSDGSVLQAIVKLKNKALATSGNYKKYYIENGKKYTHIINPFTGYPAKNNLLSASVFAGSCMTADAYATSFMVMGLEKAKQFLAEHEELNLDVFFIYDEDGSWKTFTSEKLKENVEVIK